A part of Capsicum annuum cultivar UCD-10X-F1 chromosome 6, UCD10Xv1.1, whole genome shotgun sequence genomic DNA contains:
- the LOC107875666 gene encoding mRNA-decapping enzyme-like protein isoform X2 has translation MSSQQNNNGKLMPNLDQNSTKLLNLTVLQRIDPFIEEILITAAHVTLYQFSIDNSQWSRKDVEGSLFVVKRSSQPRFQFIVMNRRNTDNLVEDLLGDFEYEIQLPYLLYRNACQEVNGIWFYNQRECEEVANLFDRILGAYSKVPTKSKVPLTKSEFEELEAVPTMAVIDGPLEPAASTASNAPHIPEDNSFVNFFSNAMTIGNASSTAVQGQLYHSNPAILPSPRPPASVPPSSSPVLIPSPPLSASSLLRPHIDAPEPDSSAKWSSNLVKPSSFFGPPPASSPLMPPISSSVPTAPPLLPLGNLQRPYGAPLLQPFPPPTPPPSLTPTSSPIPNYGPVVSRDKVREALVMLVQDDQFIDMVYRAVLNVHHS, from the exons ATGTCTTCACAGCAGAACAACAACGGGAAATTGATGCCGAATCTGGACCAGAACAGCACCAAGCTCCTTAACTTAACGGTTCTTCAACGAATTGATCCTTTCATTGAAGAAATCCTTATCACTGCTGCTCATGTTACCTTGTACCAATTCAGTATTGATAATAGCCAATGG AGTCGAAAGGATGTTGAAGGATCTCTATTTGTTGTCAAGAG GAGTTCTCAACCTCGGTTCCAGTTTATTGTTATGAACCGCAGGAATACAG ATAATTTGGTGGAGGATTTGTTGGGGGATTTTGAGTATGAGATCCAGCTTCCATATTTGTTGTATCGAAATGCTTGCCAAGAAGTTAACGGGATATGGTTTTATAATCAGCGTGAATGTGAAGAAGTTGCAAATCTCTTTGACAG GATACTCGGTGCATATTCCAAGGTGCCTACCAAGTCAAAAGTACCATTGACGAAGAG TGAATTTGAAGAGCTGGAAGCAGTTCCAACCATGGCTGTAATTGACGGTCCTCTGGAGCCGGCAGCATCTACAGCCTCAAATGCTCCACATATCCCCGAGGACAATTCCTTTGTGAACTTCTTCAGT AACGCTATGACAATCGGGAATGCTTCTAGTACTGCAGTTCAAGGGCAGCTATACCACTCAAATCCAGCTATCCTACCTTCTCCTCGCCCTCCTGCTTCTGTACCACCATCTTCATCCCCGGTCCTGATTCCATCTCCTCCTCTTTCGGCTTCTTCCCTTTTGAGGCCCCACATTGATGCACCTGAACCAGACAGCAGTGCTAAATGGTCTTCAAATCTGGTGAAGCCATCATCTTTTTTTGGTCCTCCACCTGCCTCTTCTCCGCTGATGCCTCCCATTTCTTCATCGGTGCCCACTGCTCCTCCACTTCTTCCACTTGGGAATCTCCAGCGCCCTTATGGAGCTCCTTTGCTTCAACCATTTCCTCCGCCCACTCCTCCTCCATCTCTCACGCCTACTTCTTCTCCTATCCCAAACTATGGACCTGTTGTTAGCAGAGACAAAGTGCGTGAAGCACTTGTAATGCTTGTTCAG GACGACCAATTCATAGACATGGTATACCGTGCAGTGCTGAATGTTCatcattcataa
- the LOC107875667 gene encoding photosystem I subunit O, which yields MAATMSTVVGLASSSLSGFSPKRTSLTSEFLRSPVTARNPLRIAKASGGRVTCFERDWLRRDFNVIGFGLIGWLAPSSIPAINGKSLTGLFFESIGTELSHFPTPPALTSQFWLWLVCWHLGLFLCLTFGQIGFKGRTEDYFSK from the exons ATGGCAGCAACAATGTCCACTGTTGTAGGCTTAGCTAGCTCATCTCTTTCTGGATTTTCTCCTAAGAGGACTTCCCTCACCTCAG AGTTCTTGAGATCACCAGTGACAGCAAGAAATCCTTTAAGGATAGCAAAAGCTTCAGGAGGCAGAGTTACATG TTTTGAGAGGGACTGGCTGAGGAGAGACTTTAATGTGATTGGATTTGGTTTGATTGGATGGTTGGCTCCTTCAAGCATTCCAGCAATCAATGGAAAGAGCCTTACTGGGCTTTTCTTTGAGAGCATTGGCACTGAACTCTCTCACTTCCCAACTCCTCCTGCTCTCACTTCTCAATTCTG GCTATGGTTAGTGTGCTGGCACTTGGGGTTGTTCCTTTGCTTGACATTTGGACAAATTGGATTCAAGGGACGGACCGAGGACTATTTTTCTAAGTAG
- the LOC107875666 gene encoding mRNA-decapping enzyme-like protein isoform X1, translating to MSSQQNNNGKLMPNLDQNSTKLLNLTVLQRIDPFIEEILITAAHVTLYQFSIDNSQWSRKDVEGSLFVVKRSSQPRFQFIVMNRRNTDGSYYSVQYHHLINEDSTTLNNLVEDLLGDFEYEIQLPYLLYRNACQEVNGIWFYNQRECEEVANLFDRILGAYSKVPTKSKVPLTKSEFEELEAVPTMAVIDGPLEPAASTASNAPHIPEDNSFVNFFSNAMTIGNASSTAVQGQLYHSNPAILPSPRPPASVPPSSSPVLIPSPPLSASSLLRPHIDAPEPDSSAKWSSNLVKPSSFFGPPPASSPLMPPISSSVPTAPPLLPLGNLQRPYGAPLLQPFPPPTPPPSLTPTSSPIPNYGPVVSRDKVREALVMLVQDDQFIDMVYRAVLNVHHS from the exons ATGTCTTCACAGCAGAACAACAACGGGAAATTGATGCCGAATCTGGACCAGAACAGCACCAAGCTCCTTAACTTAACGGTTCTTCAACGAATTGATCCTTTCATTGAAGAAATCCTTATCACTGCTGCTCATGTTACCTTGTACCAATTCAGTATTGATAATAGCCAATGG AGTCGAAAGGATGTTGAAGGATCTCTATTTGTTGTCAAGAG GAGTTCTCAACCTCGGTTCCAGTTTATTGTTATGAACCGCAGGAATACAG ATGGAAGCTACTATTCAGTGCAATATCATCATTTAATAAACGAGGACAGCACAACATTGA ATAATTTGGTGGAGGATTTGTTGGGGGATTTTGAGTATGAGATCCAGCTTCCATATTTGTTGTATCGAAATGCTTGCCAAGAAGTTAACGGGATATGGTTTTATAATCAGCGTGAATGTGAAGAAGTTGCAAATCTCTTTGACAG GATACTCGGTGCATATTCCAAGGTGCCTACCAAGTCAAAAGTACCATTGACGAAGAG TGAATTTGAAGAGCTGGAAGCAGTTCCAACCATGGCTGTAATTGACGGTCCTCTGGAGCCGGCAGCATCTACAGCCTCAAATGCTCCACATATCCCCGAGGACAATTCCTTTGTGAACTTCTTCAGT AACGCTATGACAATCGGGAATGCTTCTAGTACTGCAGTTCAAGGGCAGCTATACCACTCAAATCCAGCTATCCTACCTTCTCCTCGCCCTCCTGCTTCTGTACCACCATCTTCATCCCCGGTCCTGATTCCATCTCCTCCTCTTTCGGCTTCTTCCCTTTTGAGGCCCCACATTGATGCACCTGAACCAGACAGCAGTGCTAAATGGTCTTCAAATCTGGTGAAGCCATCATCTTTTTTTGGTCCTCCACCTGCCTCTTCTCCGCTGATGCCTCCCATTTCTTCATCGGTGCCCACTGCTCCTCCACTTCTTCCACTTGGGAATCTCCAGCGCCCTTATGGAGCTCCTTTGCTTCAACCATTTCCTCCGCCCACTCCTCCTCCATCTCTCACGCCTACTTCTTCTCCTATCCCAAACTATGGACCTGTTGTTAGCAGAGACAAAGTGCGTGAAGCACTTGTAATGCTTGTTCAG GACGACCAATTCATAGACATGGTATACCGTGCAGTGCTGAATGTTCatcattcataa